Proteins encoded within one genomic window of Bradyrhizobium sp. AZCC 1719:
- the lspA gene encoding signal peptidase II has protein sequence MTPHLRAGAVAAVATLVIDQASKLWLLYVFDLANRGAVRVTPFFDLVLAWNLGISFGWFQSDNQFAQLALMAIKAIAVIVLGIWMARSSTRLATLALALIIGGAVGNGIDRFVHGAVVDFALFHIEIGGKTFNWYVFNLADVAIVAGVAGLLYDSFLGVPAAKAP, from the coding sequence GTGACCCCTCACCTTCGCGCCGGCGCGGTTGCCGCGGTCGCGACGCTGGTGATCGACCAGGCCTCGAAGCTTTGGCTGCTCTACGTGTTCGACCTCGCCAATCGCGGCGCGGTCAGGGTCACGCCGTTCTTCGACCTGGTGCTGGCCTGGAATCTCGGAATCAGCTTTGGCTGGTTCCAGAGCGATAACCAGTTCGCCCAGCTCGCGCTGATGGCGATCAAGGCGATTGCGGTGATCGTGCTGGGGATCTGGATGGCGCGCTCCAGCACGCGTCTCGCGACGCTGGCGCTCGCCCTGATCATCGGCGGCGCGGTCGGCAACGGCATCGACCGATTCGTGCACGGCGCGGTGGTCGATTTCGCCCTGTTCCACATCGAGATCGGGGGAAAAACCTTCAATTGGTACGTGTTTAACCTTGCAGATGTGGCCATTGTTGCCGGGGTAGCGGGCCTATTGTATGACTCGTTCCTGGGGGTACCCGCCGCAAAAGCGCCCTGA
- a CDS encoding aspartate aminotransferase family protein, whose product MLDKSPRPNPVNVPNDLAAHWMPFTANRAFKKNPRLLAGAKDMHYFTVDGRKIIDGASGMWCTNAGHGRTEISSAIAKQGEALDYAPPFQFGIPQAFELASRIAELAPDGLDHVFFCNSGSEAADTALKIALAYHQINGQGSRIRLIGRERGYHGVGFGGTAVGGIVGNRKLFGSLLTGVDHLPATYDREKQAFSKGEPEYGVHFADELERLVNLHGANTIAAVIVEPMAGSTGVLPAPKGYLKRLREITQKHGILLIFDEVITGYGRLGFAFAAERYGVVPDMLTFAKGVTNGAAPMGGVLVRDTIHDAFMSGPEHVVELTHGYTYSAHPLACAAALATLDIYRDEKLFERARELEPKFADAVMSLRNEPGVVDIRTIGLTAGIDLAPVADAPGKRGFAGLNSAFHDNDLMLRVAGDTLALTPPLIITEDQIGEIMDKVAKVIRATA is encoded by the coding sequence ATGCTGGACAAGAGCCCCCGCCCCAACCCCGTCAACGTTCCGAACGATCTCGCCGCGCACTGGATGCCGTTCACCGCGAACCGGGCGTTCAAGAAGAACCCGCGGCTGCTCGCCGGCGCGAAAGACATGCACTACTTCACCGTTGACGGTCGCAAGATCATCGACGGTGCCTCGGGCATGTGGTGCACCAATGCCGGACACGGCCGCACCGAGATTTCGTCGGCGATCGCCAAGCAGGGCGAGGCGCTGGACTACGCGCCGCCGTTCCAGTTCGGCATCCCGCAGGCCTTCGAACTTGCGAGCCGCATCGCCGAGCTGGCGCCCGACGGGCTCGACCATGTGTTCTTCTGCAATTCCGGCTCGGAGGCGGCCGACACCGCGCTCAAGATCGCGCTGGCCTATCACCAGATCAACGGCCAGGGCAGCCGCATCCGCCTGATCGGCCGCGAGCGCGGCTATCATGGCGTCGGCTTCGGCGGCACCGCCGTCGGCGGCATCGTCGGCAACCGAAAACTGTTCGGCTCGCTGCTCACCGGCGTCGACCATCTGCCGGCGACCTATGACCGCGAGAAGCAGGCGTTCAGCAAGGGCGAGCCGGAATATGGCGTGCATTTCGCCGACGAGCTCGAGCGGCTCGTCAACTTGCATGGCGCCAACACCATCGCCGCCGTGATCGTCGAGCCGATGGCCGGATCGACCGGCGTGCTGCCGGCACCGAAGGGCTATCTTAAGCGGCTGCGCGAGATCACCCAGAAGCACGGCATCTTGCTGATCTTCGACGAGGTCATCACCGGCTATGGCCGGCTCGGCTTCGCCTTTGCCGCCGAACGCTATGGCGTGGTGCCTGATATGCTGACCTTCGCCAAGGGCGTCACCAACGGCGCCGCGCCGATGGGTGGCGTGCTGGTGCGCGACACCATCCATGATGCCTTCATGAGCGGCCCGGAACATGTGGTCGAGCTAACCCATGGCTACACCTATTCCGCGCACCCGCTGGCCTGCGCCGCGGCTCTTGCCACGCTCGACATCTACCGTGACGAGAAGCTGTTCGAGCGCGCGCGTGAGCTCGAGCCGAAATTCGCCGACGCCGTGATGTCGCTGCGCAACGAGCCGGGCGTCGTGGATATCCGCACCATCGGCCTGACCGCCGGCATCGATCTCGCACCGGTTGCCGATGCGCCCGGCAAGCGCGGCTTTGCCGGGCTCAACAGCGCCTTCCACGATAATGACCTGATGCTGCGGGTGGCCGGCGATACGCTGGCGCTGACGCCGCCCCTGATCATCACCGAAGACCAGATCGGCGAGATCATGGACAAGGTCGCCAAGGTGATCCGAGCGACGGCGTAA
- a CDS encoding bifunctional riboflavin kinase/FAD synthetase has translation MTTGFTVIRDTTPAADIPRGAVVAMGNFDGVHLGHRAVIDAALRMGRAHDKPAFAVTFEPHPRSFFSPNSPQFRLSDETNKLRLLAGTGLNGAVVMTFDKTRAGTSAQDFIHHDLIGRLGVSGIAVGYDFHFGKGRAGSPSLLVSEGPRLGIEVDVQAHVDIEERPVSSSAIRMALAEGQIDEATAMLGGPWFVSGAVIHGEKRGRDLGYPTANIRLDKNCSLKHGIYAVRVGRGQGKDHERFDAVASFGRRPTFDNGAPLLEVFLFDFKGDLYGAVLDVAFIGFIRDELKFDSIDALIRQMDDDSARARARLAAAPDAFPRLGVIG, from the coding sequence ATGACAACTGGTTTTACCGTTATCCGAGACACCACCCCTGCCGCCGACATCCCCCGCGGGGCGGTGGTCGCGATGGGCAATTTCGATGGCGTCCATCTGGGCCACCGGGCCGTGATCGACGCGGCTTTGCGGATGGGCCGCGCCCATGACAAGCCGGCCTTTGCCGTCACTTTCGAGCCGCATCCACGCAGCTTTTTCAGCCCGAACAGCCCCCAGTTCCGCCTCTCCGACGAGACCAACAAGCTCCGGCTGCTGGCCGGAACGGGGCTGAACGGCGCGGTCGTGATGACCTTCGACAAGACCCGCGCCGGAACCTCGGCGCAAGATTTCATTCACCATGATCTGATCGGGCGGCTCGGCGTCAGCGGCATTGCCGTCGGCTACGACTTTCATTTCGGCAAGGGCCGGGCCGGCTCGCCGAGCCTGTTGGTCAGCGAGGGGCCGCGGCTCGGCATCGAGGTCGACGTCCAGGCCCACGTCGATATCGAGGAGCGGCCGGTGTCCTCCAGCGCGATCCGCATGGCGCTGGCGGAGGGCCAGATCGACGAAGCCACCGCCATGCTGGGCGGGCCGTGGTTCGTCAGCGGCGCGGTGATCCATGGCGAGAAGCGCGGCCGCGATCTCGGATACCCCACCGCCAACATCCGCCTCGACAAGAATTGCAGCCTCAAGCACGGCATCTACGCCGTGCGGGTCGGCCGCGGGCAAGGAAAGGATCATGAGCGCTTCGACGCGGTCGCAAGCTTCGGCCGCCGCCCGACTTTTGACAACGGCGCACCGCTGCTGGAAGTGTTCCTGTTCGATTTCAAGGGCGATCTCTACGGCGCCGTGCTCGATGTCGCTTTCATCGGCTTCATCCGCGACGAACTTAAATTCGACTCGATCGACGCGTTGATCCGGCAGATGGACGACGACAGCGCGCGCGCTCGCGCGCGGCTGGCCGCAGCCCCCGATGCGTTTCCAAGGCTCGGAGTGATCGGTTGA
- a CDS encoding phage holin family protein — MLAPSSGLLRAAIGLKLNQVKLATRSYLRDRTHQATGTMTSYAIAAGLFAAAGIFLIAACLVGMTALFRWIEIHYGPFWAFGAIGALLATIAAICAGLAAAKLRQEPPQFPSLTSRLRVAIKASPIEPDQIEATRDTARSTLQSILQAPSAPPTRSRARRRSPGRDTRHLQAGLILMATLLGLAATRRRWHARHSDV; from the coding sequence ATGCTCGCGCCTTCGAGCGGCTTGCTGCGCGCCGCAATCGGACTGAAGCTGAATCAGGTCAAGCTGGCGACGCGGTCGTATTTGCGCGATCGGACCCATCAGGCGACCGGAACGATGACTTCCTATGCGATCGCCGCAGGCCTGTTCGCCGCAGCGGGCATTTTCCTGATCGCCGCCTGCCTGGTGGGCATGACCGCGCTGTTTCGCTGGATCGAGATCCATTACGGGCCGTTTTGGGCCTTCGGCGCGATCGGCGCACTGCTCGCGACAATCGCCGCGATTTGCGCCGGACTCGCTGCCGCCAAACTCAGACAAGAGCCGCCGCAGTTTCCTTCGCTTACAAGCCGCCTGCGCGTGGCGATCAAGGCCAGTCCGATTGAACCAGATCAGATCGAAGCGACGCGGGACACCGCCAGGTCAACTTTGCAGTCAATTCTGCAGGCGCCTTCGGCACCTCCCACGCGCAGCCGGGCTCGGCGCCGATCCCCGGGAAGGGACACCAGGCATCTGCAGGCCGGTCTTATCCTGATGGCGACATTATTGGGCTTGGCGGCAACGCGACGGCGATGGCATGCGCGGCACTCGGACGTTTGA
- a CDS encoding TIGR01459 family HAD-type hydrolase has product MTSLRFVERLRDLVDGVEVILSDIWGVVHNGLESFPEACEALHTCRQRGATVILITNAPRPADSVQRQLRKLGVADETYDAIVSSGDLTRSFVADHPGKKIFWIGPERDSSIHRGLDAVMAPLEQADYIICTGLFDDETESAEDYRAMMLQAREHKLPLICANPDIVVERGDRLIYCAGAIAELYRELGGEAIFYGKPHRPIYERAMALAAERRGHSAPLDRVLAIGDSVRTDLTGAHGFGIDCLFLTRGIHSEEFEGIDQLDPASVKELFGHPPRALMRELRW; this is encoded by the coding sequence ATGACCTCATTGCGGTTCGTCGAGCGGCTGCGCGACCTCGTGGACGGCGTCGAGGTCATCCTGTCCGACATCTGGGGCGTGGTGCACAATGGGCTGGAGTCCTTCCCCGAAGCCTGCGAGGCGCTGCACACCTGCCGCCAGCGCGGAGCTACCGTCATCCTGATCACCAACGCGCCGCGGCCGGCCGATTCCGTGCAGCGCCAATTGCGCAAGCTCGGTGTCGCCGACGAAACCTACGACGCCATCGTCAGTTCCGGGGACCTGACCCGGAGTTTCGTCGCCGATCACCCCGGCAAGAAAATATTCTGGATCGGTCCGGAACGGGACTCCTCGATCCATCGCGGGCTGGACGCCGTGATGGCGCCGCTGGAGCAGGCTGACTACATCATCTGCACCGGCCTGTTCGACGACGAAACCGAATCGGCGGAAGACTATCGCGCGATGATGCTGCAGGCGCGCGAGCACAAGCTGCCGCTGATTTGCGCCAATCCCGACATCGTCGTCGAACGCGGCGACCGCTTGATCTATTGCGCGGGCGCGATCGCCGAGCTTTATCGCGAGCTCGGCGGCGAGGCGATCTTCTACGGCAAGCCGCACCGGCCGATTTATGAACGCGCCATGGCGCTCGCCGCCGAGCGCCGCGGCCATTCGGCACCGCTCGACCGCGTGCTAGCCATCGGGGATTCGGTGCGGACCGATCTCACCGGCGCGCACGGCTTCGGAATCGATTGTCTTTTCCTCACCCGCGGCATCCATTCCGAGGAGTTCGAGGGCATCGACCAGCTCGACCCGGCCTCGGTGAAAGAGCTGTTCGGTCACCCGCCCCGCGCCCTGATGCGGGAGCTGCGCTGGTAG
- a CDS encoding MbcA/ParS/Xre antitoxin family protein, protein MNLVRILEIRSLANRIFGDEEKAEAWLQRPNGSLSGQKPGDLLSDDFGTAVVRELLEQIDHGIFA, encoded by the coding sequence GTGAATTTGGTCAGAATTCTTGAGATACGGTCGCTCGCCAATCGGATCTTTGGCGATGAGGAGAAAGCCGAGGCTTGGCTCCAGCGACCCAACGGCTCGTTGTCAGGCCAAAAGCCCGGCGACCTCCTCAGTGATGACTTCGGCACTGCTGTTGTTCGCGAACTGCTCGAACAGATCGATCATGGAATCTTTGCCTGA
- a CDS encoding M16 family metallopeptidase, whose translation MARQETLGDRLSDQGYRTKTRGEALVIRFSIPAQRLASALIAGAVLLLLAASPSHAAAKIQRLVSPGGIEAWFVQDATVPLIAMEYAFAGGAAQDPAGKSGVGNMVASLLDEGSGDLDSKTFHERLERRAIELSFSSTRDYFRGSLRMLKDNKDEAFGLLHLALTSPHFDAADVERIRAQVLSGLRRDTTNPTSLASRKFLEVAFGDHPYGRQANGTLDSVPKIDVADMKDYVRRVIAKDNLRIAVVGDVDADTLGKLLDKTFGGLPAKASLTPIAEVEATKPPQRAFVPLDVPQTVVTFGGPGIRRHDPNFMAAYVVNHILGGGSLSSRLYREVREKRGLAYSIYQSLLWMDRSALFIGNTGTRADRAGETVDAIEKEIRRIAEEGPTQKELDEAKSYLKGSQMLALDTSSKLAQALLQYQLDKLPIDYIEKRNALVDAVTLDDAKKAAQKLWGQGLLTVIVGRAPQAAVQPAAAPKAN comes from the coding sequence ATGGCTCGACAAGAAACGCTCGGTGACCGGCTATCTGATCAAGGATACCGCACAAAAACGCGAGGAGAAGCGCTCGTGATCCGTTTTTCGATTCCCGCGCAGCGCCTCGCATCCGCCCTGATCGCCGGCGCCGTACTGCTGTTGCTGGCGGCGAGCCCGTCGCACGCCGCAGCAAAGATCCAGCGGCTGGTCTCGCCTGGCGGCATCGAGGCCTGGTTCGTGCAGGACGCTACCGTCCCTCTCATTGCGATGGAATACGCCTTCGCCGGCGGCGCCGCCCAGGATCCGGCCGGCAAGTCCGGCGTCGGCAACATGGTCGCCAGCCTGCTCGATGAAGGCTCGGGCGATCTCGATTCCAAAACCTTCCACGAGCGCCTCGAGCGCCGCGCCATCGAGCTGAGCTTCTCGTCGACCCGGGACTATTTCCGCGGCTCGCTTCGAATGCTCAAGGACAACAAGGACGAGGCTTTCGGCCTGCTCCATCTGGCGCTGACCTCACCGCATTTCGACGCCGCCGACGTCGAGCGCATTCGCGCGCAGGTGCTCTCCGGGCTGCGCCGCGACACCACTAACCCGACTTCCTTGGCGAGCCGTAAATTCCTGGAAGTCGCCTTTGGCGATCATCCCTACGGCCGACAGGCCAACGGCACGCTCGACAGCGTGCCGAAGATCGATGTCGCCGACATGAAGGATTACGTCCGCCGCGTGATTGCGAAGGATAATTTGCGGATCGCCGTGGTCGGCGACGTCGATGCCGACACGCTCGGCAAGCTCCTGGACAAGACGTTCGGCGGCCTGCCGGCCAAGGCCAGCCTCACGCCGATTGCCGAGGTCGAGGCGACAAAGCCGCCGCAGCGCGCCTTCGTGCCGCTCGACGTGCCGCAGACCGTGGTGACGTTCGGCGGCCCCGGCATTCGCCGCCACGATCCGAATTTCATGGCCGCCTACGTCGTGAACCATATCCTCGGCGGCGGCAGCTTGTCGTCGCGGCTCTACAGGGAGGTGCGTGAAAAGCGCGGCCTCGCCTATTCAATTTATCAATCCCTGCTCTGGATGGATCGCTCCGCGCTGTTCATCGGCAATACCGGCACTCGTGCCGACCGCGCCGGCGAGACGGTGGACGCGATCGAGAAGGAAATCCGCCGCATCGCCGAGGAAGGCCCGACCCAGAAGGAGCTGGACGAGGCCAAGTCGTACCTCAAGGGCTCGCAGATGCTGGCGCTCGACACCTCTTCGAAGCTGGCACAGGCACTGCTGCAATACCAGCTCGACAAGCTGCCGATCGATTATATCGAGAAGCGCAATGCCCTCGTCGACGCGGTCACGCTGGACGACGCCAAAAAGGCGGCGCAGAAGCTGTGGGGCCAAGGCCTGCTCACCGTGATCGTCGGCCGCGCCCCGCAAGCCGCCGTGCAGCCCGCTGCGGCGCCGAAGGCGAACTGA
- the arfB gene encoding alternative ribosome rescue aminoacyl-tRNA hydrolase ArfB encodes MLRVSRDLTIDENDIEIGFVRASGPGGQNVNKLATAAQLRFDTRKIALPEDAAARLVRLAGQRMTKEGVIVIHAQRFRTQERNRADAIDRLLELVREALIRPTPRRPTKPTFGSKQRRLEGKKRRSDVKAKRTARFDD; translated from the coding sequence ATGCTGCGGGTTTCCCGCGACCTCACGATTGACGAAAACGACATCGAGATCGGCTTCGTCCGCGCCTCCGGCCCGGGCGGGCAGAATGTCAACAAGCTCGCGACCGCAGCGCAGCTCCGCTTCGACACGCGCAAGATCGCGCTGCCGGAGGATGCGGCCGCACGGCTGGTGCGGCTCGCCGGCCAGCGCATGACCAAGGAGGGCGTGATCGTGATCCACGCCCAGCGCTTCCGTACCCAGGAGCGCAACCGGGCCGACGCCATCGACCGCCTGCTCGAATTGGTGCGTGAGGCCCTGATCCGCCCGACGCCGCGCCGGCCGACCAAGCCGACCTTCGGATCGAAGCAGCGGCGGCTGGAAGGCAAGAAGCGGCGCAGCGACGTCAAGGCGAAACGCACGGCGCGCTTTGACGATTGA
- a CDS encoding EAL domain-containing protein, which translates to MIRISTIFIAICMVLVAASLGLVLHAVAGFNGTESAIVALTALTFLILYNAVSMRLRDRSDVGGQIADLSRGTADLARQVAEFGRRLAAVEGRLVSANSASSDRIQAVVGEINELGVLVKQLAVSVAGHEDLLAQGAVAAAPAPAGRPDPEPPSEPAVAAEQAAPIVARPAPAAAARPAAAAIAAEAAPPSRNQPQLLAAVKNAVEENRLDIYLQPMVTLPQRKVRFYEAVTRLRDDRDQILAADDFIPTAEAGGLIGKIDHMVMLRCIQVLRRLMVRNKDVGVFCNVSAATLGNAANFAQCLDFLEANRALAPSFVLEFKQATFRQLRPTEIENLAALSQRGYRFSIDHVTDLRIEPRDLADRGVRFIKVPAALLLDPKQSSTSDIHPSDLSDLLGRFGIDLIAEKIEGERAVVDLLDYDVRFGQGFLFAPPRPLRPEGASATGGAVANKESGSPNGPSNPVPMASQAAEPPMRATGNAALARRAAGPG; encoded by the coding sequence ATGATTCGCATTTCGACGATTTTCATCGCCATCTGCATGGTGCTGGTTGCAGCCTCCCTCGGCCTCGTCCTGCATGCGGTGGCGGGCTTCAACGGCACCGAATCCGCGATCGTGGCGCTCACCGCGCTGACCTTCCTGATCCTCTACAACGCCGTGTCGATGCGGCTGCGCGACCGCTCCGACGTCGGCGGCCAGATCGCCGACCTTTCCCGTGGTACCGCCGACCTCGCCCGTCAGGTCGCCGAATTCGGCCGCCGGCTCGCCGCCGTCGAGGGCCGCCTGGTGTCGGCGAACTCCGCAAGCTCCGACCGCATCCAGGCGGTGGTGGGCGAAATCAACGAGCTCGGCGTCCTGGTCAAGCAATTGGCCGTCTCGGTGGCGGGCCATGAGGACCTCTTGGCCCAGGGTGCCGTGGCCGCGGCCCCCGCCCCGGCGGGCCGCCCGGATCCCGAACCTCCGAGCGAACCGGCGGTCGCCGCAGAGCAAGCCGCGCCGATCGTCGCCAGGCCTGCGCCGGCTGCTGCCGCAAGGCCGGCAGCGGCTGCAATTGCCGCGGAAGCCGCTCCGCCCTCGCGCAACCAGCCGCAACTGCTTGCCGCGGTGAAGAACGCCGTCGAGGAAAACCGGCTCGATATCTACCTGCAGCCGATGGTGACGCTGCCGCAGCGCAAGGTGCGCTTCTACGAGGCGGTGACGCGGCTGCGCGACGACAGGGATCAGATCCTCGCCGCCGATGATTTCATCCCCACCGCCGAAGCCGGCGGGCTGATCGGCAAGATCGATCACATGGTGATGCTGCGCTGTATCCAGGTGTTGCGCCGCCTGATGGTGCGCAACAAGGATGTCGGCGTGTTCTGCAACGTCTCGGCGGCGACGCTCGGCAATGCCGCCAATTTCGCGCAATGCCTCGACTTCCTGGAGGCCAATCGGGCGCTGGCGCCCTCGTTCGTGCTCGAATTCAAGCAGGCGACGTTCCGCCAGCTCCGCCCGACCGAAATCGAGAATCTCGCCGCGCTGTCGCAGCGTGGTTACCGCTTCTCGATCGACCATGTCACCGACTTGCGGATCGAGCCGCGCGACCTCGCCGATCGCGGCGTCCGTTTCATCAAGGTGCCCGCGGCATTGCTGCTCGACCCCAAGCAGAGCTCGACCTCGGACATCCACCCTTCCGATCTTTCCGACCTGCTCGGCCGTTTCGGCATCGACCTGATCGCCGAGAAGATCGAGGGCGAGCGCGCGGTGGTGGACCTGCTCGACTACGACGTGCGGTTTGGACAGGGCTTTCTGTTTGCACCGCCGCGGCCGTTGCGGCCCGAGGGGGCATCTGCTACCGGCGGGGCGGTAGCGAACAAGGAATCCGGCAGCCCCAATGGCCCCAGCAACCCCGTCCCCATGGCCAGCCAGGCCGCAGAGCCCCCGATGCGCGCGACCGGCAATGCCGCGTTGGCGCGCCGTGCCGCGGGACCGGGCTAA
- a CDS encoding sugar O-acetyltransferase produces the protein MSKTEKEKMLAGELYRPGDPELQADAAANKAWLARYNAALAAPVSERHALLSAHFGHVGTGAVIRPPFFCDYGYNIRLGDEVFLNFNCVILDVVEVTIGDRTQIGPATQIYAADHPRDPETRRTGLEFGRPVRIGSDVWIGGGAILLPGVTIGDGAVIGAGSVVTRDVSAGQTVAGNPARPRLTSTA, from the coding sequence TTGAGCAAGACCGAAAAAGAAAAGATGCTGGCCGGCGAACTCTATCGCCCCGGCGATCCCGAACTGCAGGCGGATGCCGCCGCCAACAAGGCCTGGCTCGCACGCTACAATGCGGCACTGGCTGCGCCTGTGTCCGAGCGGCATGCGCTGCTATCGGCCCATTTCGGCCATGTCGGGACTGGTGCGGTGATCCGTCCGCCGTTCTTTTGCGACTACGGCTACAATATCCGGCTCGGCGACGAGGTGTTTCTCAACTTCAATTGCGTCATCCTCGACGTGGTCGAAGTCACGATCGGCGACCGCACCCAGATCGGACCCGCGACACAAATCTACGCCGCCGATCACCCGCGCGACCCCGAGACGCGGCGAACCGGCCTCGAATTCGGCCGCCCGGTGCGAATCGGCAGCGACGTCTGGATCGGCGGCGGCGCCATCCTCCTGCCCGGTGTCACGATCGGCGATGGTGCCGTAATCGGCGCCGGCAGCGTGGTGACGCGCGACGTCAGTGCGGGGCAAACGGTCGCCGGAAACCCTGCCCGGCCGCGGTTGACATCGACAGCTTGA
- a CDS encoding M16 family metallopeptidase, giving the protein MMSSHRLAVSLAIALISTFAFSAGSALAQTTVTSERPASFTLDNGLQVVVIPDHRTPVVTQMIWYKVGSADETPGKSGLAHFLEHLMFKGTAKHPAGEFSQTVLRIGGNENAFTSLDYTGYFQRVPREQLAKMMEFEADRMTGLILKDENVLPERDVVLEEFNMRVANNPDARLTEQIMAALYLNHPYGRPVIGWRQEIEKLDREDALAFYKRFYAPNNAILVIAGDVDAKEVQAMVEKAYGGIPAQPAIAAQRIRPQEPVPAAPRTVTLSDPRVEQTSLRRYYLVPSSTTAAAGEGPALDVLAQLMGGGSNSYLYRALVIDRQLAISAGAGYQGTALDPSQFSISVSPKPGVEFSQIEQVIDGVIAEVIQNPARAEDLERVKTQLIAEAIYAQDNQATLARWYGGALTTGLSIDDIRSWPDRIRAVTAEQVRDAAQKWLDKKRSVTGYLIKDTAQKREEKRS; this is encoded by the coding sequence ATGATGTCCTCACACCGTCTTGCCGTTTCTCTCGCTATAGCCCTCATCTCGACGTTTGCTTTCTCCGCCGGCAGTGCACTCGCCCAGACCACGGTCACGTCGGAACGTCCGGCCAGCTTCACCCTCGACAACGGCCTGCAAGTCGTCGTGATCCCGGATCACCGCACGCCCGTCGTCACGCAGATGATCTGGTACAAGGTCGGCTCCGCCGACGAGACGCCGGGCAAATCCGGACTGGCGCACTTCCTCGAACATCTGATGTTCAAGGGCACCGCGAAACATCCCGCCGGTGAATTTTCGCAGACCGTGCTGCGGATCGGCGGCAATGAGAACGCCTTCACGTCGCTCGACTACACCGGCTATTTCCAGCGCGTGCCGCGCGAGCAGCTGGCGAAAATGATGGAATTCGAGGCCGACCGCATGACCGGCCTCATCCTCAAGGATGAGAACGTACTTCCCGAGCGCGATGTCGTGCTCGAAGAATTCAACATGCGGGTCGCCAACAATCCGGACGCCCGGCTCACCGAGCAGATCATGGCGGCGCTGTATCTCAACCATCCCTATGGCCGTCCGGTGATCGGCTGGCGCCAGGAAATCGAGAAGCTCGACCGCGAGGATGCGCTGGCGTTCTACAAGCGCTTCTACGCGCCGAACAACGCGATCCTGGTGATCGCGGGCGACGTCGATGCCAAGGAAGTCCAAGCGATGGTCGAGAAGGCCTATGGCGGCATCCCGGCGCAGCCGGCCATTGCCGCGCAACGAATCCGCCCGCAGGAGCCGGTGCCGGCGGCACCGCGCACGGTGACGCTGTCCGATCCGCGCGTCGAACAGACCAGCCTGCGGCGCTATTATCTCGTCCCCTCTTCCACAACCGCTGCGGCCGGCGAAGGCCCGGCGCTCGACGTGCTCGCGCAACTGATGGGCGGCGGCTCCAACTCCTATCTCTATCGCGCACTGGTAATCGACCGTCAGCTCGCGATCAGCGCCGGCGCCGGTTACCAGGGCACCGCGCTGGATCCCTCGCAGTTCTCGATCTCGGTTTCGCCGAAGCCCGGCGTGGAATTTTCGCAGATCGAGCAGGTGATCGACGGCGTGATCGCGGAGGTCATCCAGAACCCGGCGCGCGCCGAGGATCTCGAGCGGGTCAAGACCCAGTTGATTGCGGAAGCGATCTACGCCCAGGACAACCAGGCCACGCTGGCGCGCTGGTATGGCGGCGCGCTGACCACGGGGCTTTCCATCGACGATATCAGGAGCTGGCCGGACCGGATTCGCGCCGTCACCGCCGAGCAGGTCCGTGACGCCGCGCAGAAATGGCTCGACAAGAAACGCTCGGTGACCGGCTATCTGATCAAGGATACCGCACAAAAACGCGAGGAGAAGCGCTCGTGA
- a CDS encoding response regulator codes for MAVDLSMPVLVVDDYSTMIRIIRNLLKQLGFDNIDDASDGSAALNKMRSKKYGLVISDWNMEPMTGYDLLKEVRADPNLATTPFIMITAESKTENVIAAKKAGVNNYIVKPFNAATLKTKIEAVFPDMATA; via the coding sequence ATGGCGGTTGATTTGTCCATGCCGGTTCTGGTGGTTGATGACTACAGCACCATGATCCGCATCATCCGAAATCTTTTGAAGCAGCTCGGCTTCGACAACATCGACGACGCCAGCGACGGCTCGGCCGCGCTGAACAAGATGCGCAGCAAGAAATACGGACTGGTGATCTCGGACTGGAACATGGAGCCGATGACCGGCTATGACCTGCTCAAGGAAGTCCGGGCCGACCCTAATCTCGCCACCACCCCCTTCATCATGATCACGGCGGAATCCAAGACCGAGAACGTGATCGCCGCCAAGAAGGCCGGCGTGAACAATTACATCGTCAAGCCGTTCAACGCGGCGACGCTGAAGACCAAGATCGAGGCGGTCTTCCCGGACATGGCGACGGCGTAA